A region from the Pseudomonas sp. KU26590 genome encodes:
- the radA gene encoding DNA repair protein RadA produces MAKAKRMYGCTECGSTFPKWAGQCSECGAWNTLVETVIDNSTAAAPSGRSGWTGQQAQIKTLAEVSVEEIPRFSTNSTELDRVLGGGLVDGSVVLIGGDPGIGKSTILLQTLCAIAERMPALYVTGEESQQQVAMRARRLGLPQDKLRVMTETCIETIIATARIEQPKVMVIDSIQTIFTEQLQSAPGGVSQVRESAALLVRYAKQSGTAIFLVGHVTKEGALAGPRVLEHMVDTVLYFEGESDGRLRLLRAVKNRFGAVNELGVFGMTDKGLKEVSNPSAIFLTRAQEEVAGSVVMATWEGTRPMLVEVQALVDDSHLSNPRRVTLGLDQNRLAMLLAVLHRHGGIPTHDQDVFLNVVGGVKVLETASDLALMAAVMSSLRNRALPGDLLVFGEVGLSGEVRPVPSGQERLKEAAKHGFKRAIVPKGNAPKESPPGLTVIGVTRLDQALDALFE; encoded by the coding sequence ATGGCCAAGGCCAAACGCATGTACGGCTGCACCGAGTGCGGCTCGACGTTTCCCAAATGGGCCGGCCAGTGCAGCGAATGCGGCGCCTGGAACACCCTCGTTGAAACCGTGATCGACAACAGCACGGCGGCGGCGCCCAGCGGTCGTTCCGGCTGGACCGGCCAACAGGCACAGATCAAAACCCTGGCCGAAGTCAGTGTCGAAGAAATCCCGCGTTTCTCCACCAACTCCACTGAACTTGACCGCGTCCTCGGCGGCGGCCTTGTGGATGGCTCGGTGGTGTTGATCGGCGGCGACCCCGGCATCGGTAAGTCGACCATTCTGTTGCAGACCCTCTGCGCCATCGCCGAGCGCATGCCGGCGCTGTACGTCACCGGCGAAGAGTCGCAGCAGCAGGTTGCGATGCGTGCCCGTCGGCTCGGCTTGCCCCAGGACAAACTGCGGGTCATGACCGAGACCTGCATCGAAACCATCATTGCCACGGCGCGCATCGAGCAACCGAAGGTCATGGTGATCGACTCGATCCAGACCATCTTTACCGAACAGCTGCAGTCAGCGCCCGGCGGCGTCTCCCAAGTCCGAGAGAGTGCTGCGTTGCTGGTGCGCTACGCCAAGCAGAGCGGCACCGCGATCTTTCTGGTAGGCCACGTCACCAAAGAAGGCGCGCTGGCCGGGCCTCGCGTGCTGGAGCACATGGTCGACACCGTGTTGTATTTCGAGGGCGAGTCCGACGGCCGCCTGCGTTTGCTGCGCGCAGTGAAAAACCGCTTCGGTGCCGTCAACGAGCTGGGCGTCTTCGGCATGACCGACAAGGGCCTGAAAGAAGTCTCGAACCCTTCGGCGATTTTTCTCACACGAGCGCAGGAAGAAGTCGCGGGTAGCGTGGTCATGGCTACATGGGAGGGCACCCGGCCGATGCTGGTCGAGGTGCAGGCATTGGTCGATGACAGCCATCTGTCCAACCCGCGTCGCGTCACCTTGGGGCTGGATCAGAATCGGTTGGCCATGCTGCTGGCCGTGCTGCATCGCCACGGCGGCATCCCCACCCATGACCAAGACGTGTTTCTCAACGTCGTCGGCGGGGTGAAAGTGCTGGAAACCGCTTCCGACCTGGCCCTGATGGCCGCCGTCATGTCCAGCCTGCGCAACCGTGCGCTGCCAGGCGACTTGCTGGTATTCGGCGAAGTGGGCTTGTCGGGCGAAGTACGGCCCGTGCCCAGTGGTCAGGAGCGACTCAAGGAAGCGGCCAAGCACGGCTTCAAACGCGCCATCGTGCCCAAAGGCAACGCCCCGAAAGAGTCGCCGCCGGGCTTGACGGTGATTGGCGTGACGCGCCTCGATCAAGCGCTGGACGCGTTGTTCGAATAA
- a CDS encoding PilZ domain-containing protein, protein MTDNHNERRRFKRVAFDAKTKLSQSGQTWTVQLIDLSLKGLLIEKPSPWEGDPNKRFMVDIELQDGIDVVMEVQLTHDDHNHLGFVCKHIELDSVTHLRRLIELNLADHDELERELGALIHL, encoded by the coding sequence ATGACCGATAACCACAACGAACGTCGTCGTTTCAAACGCGTTGCATTCGACGCGAAAACCAAACTCAGCCAGAGCGGCCAGACCTGGACGGTTCAGCTGATCGACCTGTCGCTCAAGGGGCTGCTGATCGAGAAACCCTCGCCTTGGGAGGGCGATCCCAACAAGCGCTTCATGGTCGACATCGAGTTGCAGGACGGTATTGACGTGGTGATGGAAGTGCAGCTGACCCACGATGATCACAATCACCTGGGATTTGTGTGCAAGCACATCGAGCTCGATTCAGTGACGCACCTGCGTCGACTGATCGAACTCAATCTTGCCGATCACGATGAACTGGAGCGCGAGCTCGGGGCACTGATACATCTATAG
- the glyA gene encoding serine hydroxymethyltransferase translates to MFSRNLTIAKYDSDLYAAMEQEAKRQEDHIELIASENYTSPAVMEAQGSVLTNKYAEGYPGKRYYGGCEYVDIVEQLAIDRAKQLFGADYANVQPHAGSQANSAVYLALLNAGDTILGMSLAHGGHLTHGASVSSSGKLYNAVQYGIDGNGLIDYDEVERLAVEHKPKMIIAGFSAYSQILDFPRFRAIADKVGAYLFVDMAHVAGLVAAGVYPNPVPFADVVTTTTHKTLRGPRGGLILARANAEIEKKLNSAVFPGGQGGPLEHVIAAKAICFKEALQPEFKTYQEQVVKNAKAMAGVFIERGFDVVSGGTENHLFLLSLIKQDISGKDADAALGKAFITVNKNSVPNDPRSPFVTSGLRFGTPAVTTRGFKEAECKELAGWICDILDDLNNEAVINAVREKVQAICAKLPVYGA, encoded by the coding sequence ATGTTCAGCCGTAATTTGACCATCGCCAAGTACGACTCCGACCTGTACGCCGCTATGGAACAGGAAGCCAAGCGTCAGGAAGATCACATTGAGCTGATCGCCTCGGAGAACTACACCAGCCCGGCCGTCATGGAAGCCCAAGGCTCGGTCCTTACCAACAAATACGCTGAAGGCTACCCAGGCAAGCGTTACTACGGCGGCTGCGAATACGTCGACATCGTCGAGCAACTGGCCATCGACCGCGCCAAGCAACTGTTCGGCGCCGATTACGCCAACGTCCAGCCACACGCAGGCTCCCAGGCCAACAGCGCGGTGTACCTCGCGCTGCTCAATGCGGGCGACACCATCCTGGGCATGAGCCTGGCCCACGGCGGTCACCTGACCCACGGCGCCAGCGTTTCTTCCTCGGGCAAGCTGTACAACGCCGTTCAGTACGGCATCGACGGCAACGGCCTGATCGACTACGACGAAGTCGAGCGTCTGGCGGTCGAGCACAAACCGAAGATGATCATTGCCGGTTTCTCGGCCTACTCGCAGATCCTCGACTTCCCGCGTTTCCGCGCCATCGCTGACAAGGTCGGCGCTTATCTGTTCGTCGACATGGCTCACGTGGCCGGTCTGGTCGCTGCAGGCGTGTACCCGAACCCGGTGCCGTTCGCTGACGTCGTCACCACCACCACCCACAAAACCCTGCGCGGCCCACGCGGCGGCCTGATCCTGGCCCGCGCCAACGCCGAGATCGAGAAAAAGCTGAACTCCGCTGTCTTCCCGGGCGGCCAGGGCGGTCCTCTGGAACACGTTATTGCGGCCAAGGCGATCTGCTTCAAGGAAGCGCTGCAGCCTGAGTTCAAGACCTACCAGGAACAAGTGGTGAAAAACGCCAAGGCCATGGCCGGCGTGTTCATCGAGCGCGGTTTCGACGTGGTGTCCGGCGGTACTGAAAACCACCTGTTCCTGCTGTCGCTGATCAAGCAGGACATCTCCGGTAAAGACGCCGACGCCGCACTGGGCAAAGCGTTCATCACCGTGAACAAGAACTCGGTGCCAAACGATCCACGCTCCCCGTTCGTCACCTCCGGCCTGCGCTTCGGCACCCCGGCCGTGACCACCCGCGGCTTCAAAGAAGCAGAGTGCAAGGAACTGGCTGGCTGGATCTGCGACATCCTGGACGACCTGAACAACGAAGCGGTGATCAACGCCGTTCGTGAGAAGGTCCAGGCCATCTGCGCCAAGCTGCCGGTTTACGGCGCTTGA
- a CDS encoding carbon starvation CstA family protein, with protein MKNNNGLLRHVPWLMVAILGAWALGVVALRRGEAINALWIVVAAVAIYLVAYRYYSLFIATKVMQLDPTRATPAVLKNDGLDYVPTNKHILFGHHFAAIAGAGPLVGPVLAAQMGYLPGTLWLIAGVVLAGAVQDFMILFLSTRRNGRSLGDMVREEMGRIPGTIALFGCFLIMIIILAVLALIVVKALAESPWGMFTVMATIPIAMFMGIYMRFIRPGRIGEISVVGVVLLLLSIWVGGLVAASPEWAPMFTFTGIQITWMLVGYGFVAAMLPVWLVLAPRDYLSTFLKIGTIIALAIGILILAPELKMPALTQFTDGTGPVWKGTLFPFLFITIACGAVSGFHALIASGTTPKLLDNEVNARYIGYGGMLMESFVAIMAMVAASVIEPGVYFAMNSPAAIVGSDVASVAQMVSSWGFLITPDQLTAVAKDIGENTVLARAGGAPTLAVGIAQILHQAFPGQNTMAFWYHFAILFEALFILTAVDAGTRAGRFMLQDLLGSFVPALKRTESWTANAIGTGGCVALWGYLLYQGVIDPLGGINTLWPLFGISNQMLAGIALMLATVVLIKMKRQQYVWVTILPASWLLICTVTAGFIKLFDPSPAIGFLALAKKYSAAADAGQVLAPAKTMDQMQHVIFNAYTNATLTTLFLFVVLSILFYALKVGRQAWVKKERTDKESPFQAFPETH; from the coding sequence ATGAAGAATAATAATGGTCTGCTGCGCCACGTGCCCTGGCTGATGGTTGCGATCCTTGGGGCCTGGGCGCTGGGAGTGGTTGCATTGCGTCGCGGGGAGGCGATCAACGCACTCTGGATTGTGGTCGCCGCAGTGGCCATTTATCTGGTCGCTTATCGCTATTACAGCCTGTTCATCGCAACCAAAGTCATGCAACTCGACCCGACCCGGGCCACCCCCGCGGTGCTCAAGAACGATGGGCTCGATTACGTTCCTACCAACAAACACATTCTCTTCGGTCACCACTTCGCTGCCATTGCCGGTGCTGGCCCGCTGGTCGGTCCGGTGCTCGCCGCGCAGATGGGCTATCTGCCCGGTACGCTGTGGCTGATCGCCGGTGTCGTGCTGGCGGGTGCGGTTCAGGACTTCATGATCCTGTTCCTGTCCACGCGCCGTAACGGTCGCTCTCTGGGCGACATGGTCCGCGAAGAAATGGGCCGCATTCCCGGCACCATCGCGTTGTTCGGCTGTTTCCTGATCATGATCATTATCCTCGCGGTGCTGGCGCTGATCGTCGTCAAGGCACTGGCCGAGAGCCCATGGGGCATGTTCACGGTCATGGCGACGATTCCGATCGCGATGTTCATGGGTATCTACATGCGCTTCATCCGCCCGGGCCGTATTGGCGAGATCTCGGTGGTGGGCGTGGTGCTGCTGCTGCTGTCAATCTGGGTCGGTGGTCTTGTGGCAGCGAGTCCTGAGTGGGCGCCGATGTTCACGTTCACTGGCATACAGATCACCTGGATGCTGGTCGGCTACGGGTTTGTCGCGGCCATGCTGCCGGTCTGGCTGGTGTTGGCGCCTCGCGATTACCTGTCCACGTTCCTGAAGATCGGCACCATCATCGCGCTGGCGATCGGCATTCTGATTCTTGCGCCTGAGCTGAAAATGCCTGCGCTGACCCAGTTCACCGACGGCACCGGTCCGGTCTGGAAAGGCACCCTGTTCCCGTTCCTGTTCATCACCATTGCCTGTGGCGCGGTGTCCGGTTTCCACGCGCTGATTGCTTCGGGCACTACGCCGAAGCTGCTGGATAACGAAGTCAACGCCCGTTACATCGGTTACGGCGGCATGCTGATGGAGTCGTTCGTGGCGATCATGGCCATGGTCGCGGCTTCGGTCATCGAGCCAGGCGTGTACTTCGCGATGAACAGCCCTGCGGCCATCGTCGGCTCGGACGTCGCTTCGGTCGCGCAAATGGTCAGCAGCTGGGGCTTCCTCATCACGCCGGATCAATTGACCGCTGTGGCGAAGGACATCGGCGAAAATACCGTGCTGGCCCGTGCCGGCGGCGCACCGACGCTGGCAGTGGGTATCGCGCAGATCCTGCACCAAGCGTTCCCGGGTCAGAACACCATGGCATTCTGGTACCACTTCGCGATTCTGTTTGAAGCGCTGTTCATCCTGACGGCAGTCGATGCCGGTACCCGTGCCGGCCGTTTCATGCTGCAGGACCTGCTGGGCAGTTTCGTGCCTGCGCTGAAACGCACCGAGTCCTGGACCGCCAACGCCATCGGCACCGGTGGTTGCGTCGCGCTGTGGGGGTATCTGCTGTATCAGGGCGTGATCGATCCGCTGGGCGGGATCAACACCTTGTGGCCGCTGTTCGGTATCTCCAACCAAATGCTCGCGGGTATCGCGCTGATGCTGGCGACGGTTGTGCTGATCAAAATGAAGCGTCAGCAGTACGTCTGGGTGACCATTCTGCCGGCTTCGTGGCTGCTGATCTGCACCGTGACGGCGGGCTTCATCAAGCTGTTCGACCCGAGCCCTGCGATTGGCTTCCTGGCGCTGGCTAAGAAATACAGCGCGGCGGCAGACGCCGGTCAGGTGCTGGCCCCGGCCAAGACCATGGACCAGATGCAGCACGTGATCTTTAACGCTTACACCAACGCTACCCTGACCACGCTGTTCCTGTTCGTTGTCTTGAGCATTCTGTTCTATGCGCTGAAGGTCGGTCGTCAAGCGTGGGTCAAGAAAGAGCGTACCGACAAGGAATCGCCCTTCCAGGCCTTCCCGGAAACCCATTGA
- a CDS encoding YbdD/YjiX family protein, whose protein sequence is MFNDLSRLGKYLGQAARLMVGMPDYDNYVEHMQKTHPDKPVMSYEAFFRERQDARYGGKGGPKCC, encoded by the coding sequence ATGTTCAACGATCTGAGTCGTTTGGGTAAGTATCTCGGTCAGGCTGCTCGCCTCATGGTGGGCATGCCCGATTACGACAACTACGTTGAGCATATGCAGAAGACTCACCCGGACAAGCCGGTGATGTCCTACGAGGCGTTCTTCCGGGAGCGTCAGGACGCACGTTACGGCGGGAAGGGCGGGCCCAAGTGCTGTTAA
- the mscL gene encoding large-conductance mechanosensitive channel protein MscL, with protein sequence MSVLSEFKAFAVKGNVVDMAVGIIIGAAFGKIVSSFVGDVVMPPLGLLIGGVDFSDLAVTLRPAEGTAPAVLLAYGKFIQTVIDFIIVAFAIFMGVKAINRLKREEAKAPTLPPTPTKEELLLGEIRDLLKEQNNKPAAPLPVTPDRFV encoded by the coding sequence ATGAGCGTACTAAGCGAGTTCAAAGCCTTTGCCGTAAAAGGAAACGTCGTCGACATGGCCGTCGGTATCATCATCGGCGCGGCATTCGGCAAGATCGTTTCGTCGTTCGTCGGCGATGTAGTCATGCCGCCCCTGGGGTTGCTGATCGGCGGCGTGGACTTCAGTGATCTGGCAGTAACGCTGCGCCCCGCAGAAGGAACCGCCCCTGCAGTGTTGCTGGCCTACGGCAAATTCATTCAAACGGTAATCGACTTCATCATCGTGGCATTCGCCATCTTCATGGGCGTCAAGGCGATCAACCGCCTGAAACGCGAAGAGGCCAAGGCACCGACCCTGCCGCCAACGCCGACCAAGGAAGAGCTGCTGCTGGGCGAAATCCGCGATCTGCTGAAAGAGCAGAACAACAAGCCAGCTGCGCCACTGCCGGTGACGCCTGACCGGTTCGTTTAA
- the yjiA gene encoding GTPase, producing the protein MTASYPIPVTILSGFLGAGKTTLLRHLLKEEHGLKIAVIENEFSDAGVDTQLLGDEPVQVMTLSNGCVCCTIHTDLTKALYLLLERLDSGEIAFDRLVIECTGLADPAPVAQTFFIDEELRERYILDGIITLVDAAHADTHLEQTIAQAQIGFADRLLVSKTDLVDEATFNALSERLTRINRRAPIRVVEHGKIDLAELLDVRGFNLNADIGGMTLRPAAPAGRSIDRISSLVMRSEQPLDIDKLSTFMNELLEEHGKQLLRYKGVLSIAGEDRKLVFQGVLKLYGFDFDVEWTQGEKRESVIVFIADELPEEKIRAGFSKVAAG; encoded by the coding sequence ATGACCGCTTCGTACCCAATCCCCGTCACAATCCTCAGCGGCTTTCTCGGCGCCGGCAAAACCACCTTGCTGCGCCATCTGCTCAAGGAAGAGCACGGTCTGAAGATTGCCGTGATCGAAAACGAATTCAGTGACGCCGGCGTCGACACCCAACTGCTGGGCGATGAGCCCGTACAGGTCATGACCCTGTCCAACGGCTGCGTCTGCTGCACCATCCACACCGACCTGACCAAAGCGCTGTATCTGCTGCTGGAACGCCTCGACAGTGGCGAGATCGCGTTTGATCGGCTGGTGATCGAATGCACCGGCCTGGCAGACCCTGCACCGGTGGCGCAGACCTTCTTCATCGACGAGGAACTGCGCGAGCGCTACATCCTTGACGGCATCATCACCCTGGTCGACGCCGCCCATGCCGACACGCACCTGGAGCAGACCATCGCCCAGGCGCAGATCGGCTTCGCGGACCGTCTGCTGGTGAGCAAGACCGATCTGGTGGATGAGGCGACCTTCAACGCATTGAGCGAGCGCTTGACCCGCATCAACCGTCGCGCACCGATCCGCGTGGTCGAGCACGGCAAGATCGATCTGGCCGAGTTGCTGGATGTGCGCGGCTTCAACCTCAATGCAGACATCGGCGGGATGACCCTGCGCCCGGCAGCGCCGGCAGGCCGCTCCATCGACCGGATCAGCAGCCTCGTCATGCGCAGTGAACAGCCGCTGGATATCGACAAGCTCAGCACGTTCATGAACGAGTTGCTGGAAGAGCACGGCAAACAACTGCTGCGCTACAAAGGCGTGCTAAGCATCGCCGGCGAGGATCGCAAGCTGGTATTCCAAGGCGTGTTGAAGTTGTACGGCTTTGATTTCGACGTAGAGTGGACGCAAGGCGAAAAGCGCGAAAGCGTGATCGTGTTCATTGCCGATGAACTGCCGGAGGAGAAGATCCGGGCGGGGTTTTCGAAGGTGGCGGCGGGTTGA